In Vibrio echinoideorum, the sequence GGAACTAAGTTTTTCTCTTCAATCGCTTGCTCAAGTGGGTAGTTCGCCGTCGGCATTTTGTAGTCACAGCCGAACAACTGACTGGTTGAGCGCGAAATCATCTCAACAGGAGTCGCGGTTAAACCCACTTGTAATGCATCGAAATATTTGAATAGCTCGCCGTACTTGTTGTAAATCGAACGATGCGATTCATCAGCAACGATCAGGTCAAAGTGGCCAACATCATACTCTTCATAATTTTGGATCATACCCGGATAGGTCGCGATAACGATACGCGCCTTTGAAGCTAGTTCTTTCTTACTTTTACCTTTGATGAAAAGCGGCTCTTTAGTGTGCTCATTAAACGCATTACCAGCCTGTTTACGTAGCTCTTTTCGGTCACATAAGAACAGAATACGTTTCGCCCAACCTGCATCTAACAAGCGCTTGGCTAATGCAATAGAGACTCGCGTTTTACCCGTCCCGGTTGCCTGTACAATAAGGGCCTTTCGATGCTTGTCTGAAAAGCGCTCACAAATACGGCTGATGCTTTCCATTTGATATAAACGACCCGCAACTTTTGTATCAATGGGTGTGCTGTTTAAATCTTTCTTTATTTCTCGTTGAAGAATCAGATATTGAAGGCTGTCTTTTGAGTAATAGCCAAAAATCAGTCTAGGTGCGTAACCCTGAGCATCATCCCAAATATAGATTTCGTAACCGTTAGTGTAGAAAATGACTGGTCGCTGGCCGGTACTTGCTTCTAGTGCGTCTGCGTATAGTTTCGCTTGCTCACGCCCTGCATTGGCATCTTTTCGAGTACGCTTAGCTTCAATAACTGCTAATGGTTTGCCATTATCATCCCACAATACATAATCGCAGCGACCTTTGCCTGTTGTGGTTGGTTGGCCGTCGACTTCGTACTCTTTTGACACCTGTTCCGTGCTTTCATTATCAAGAGCGACATCCCAACCTTCACTGCGTAATTCAGCATCAATGAGACGCTTACGAGTTTCGGCTTCATTAAAGTCAAAGCTGCTTTTTAGTGACAGGGTATTAGTGCGAATTTTATCGGCTTTAACGTGGTCAGTTTGCTGCTTCAGCTGAGCGGCTTGTTTCTGAGCTTCTAACTGCGCTTGCTTTACTTCTTCTAATTCTTTTAGCGCTTTCTTAAGAAGGTCATCATTTTGGTTAAGCTTCTGCTGTAACAGTTTGTTCTTTCTCTTGAACTCAGCTTTAGACTCTTCACCCGTTGGTGCATTGTCTGGAACAGTAAATTTAGGGCAACCTTCTATATCACCGTCGCCATAGGCCATATAGAGCCAACAACCAATAAAGTAAGACTCTTTCAACAACCAAATCGAATCATGTTGTGAGACTTTCCCTTCATGAGCAGCTTTGTTGCCCCCCTTGCGAACAGCGTGAAACTTATCAGCAATGGTTTTATCAACAACCGAGGTAAAAGCGCCACTGACAAGTTTGTCGTGCATTGAAGCATTGGGAGCAACAGGTAGGTGAAGTTCTTGGTATAGGTAACCAACAATTTTTTCAACATAACAACGTAGCTTCACGAGAGCACTTTGCGGATCAACAACGGCATACGTTTCAGCAAAAGCACCAAGCTCAGCTAACTCGGGCCACTGTTCTCTTAAATGTTCAAAATTCATAGACTTCTTCACCTTTCTGTCTCCTAAGATGAGTGATACTTTGCAACGTTTACGCCAATTTCAAACTTGGTTGTTTTTATGATTCTAAATTGAGCGTTTTCAGCCAGTTATTTAGCGTTTGATGATTATTTAAACCTAACGATTTTGCAGCTTTAGATTTGTTTCCAGCAGCATAATCCATCGCAGACTCAATTGCACTTTTCTTTATATTATCAATATGTTGCTGAAGGTCACCAGGAACCCTAAATTCACCATTGTTCGCCGAATTTAGGTCACGACTTATTATCGCAACGTCCAAATCTTGTTTAGTGACCTCTTTACCTTCCGACCATAATACGGCTCGGTTTAATGTGTTCCATAGCTCACGAATATTACCCGGCCAGCTGTATGCTTCTGCAAATTCTATTGCAGACTTGGAAATATTCTTACTCTCAAATAAGGGATGAGTCTTCATCTGCTGGTTTATCTCGATCATCAACTCTTCGATCAGGAAAGGGATCTCTTCTGAACGCGCCCTTAACGAAGGCAACTCAATCACTCCAACGGCTAGCCGATAGAAAAGATCTTCACGAAAAGACTCGTCAGAAACCATTTTAAAAAGGTCACGGTGTGTCGCAGCGACAATCCTCACATCAACACTTTTCGTGGCAACGTCTCCCACCTTTGTAATTTCCTGCTGCTGCAATGCCCTAAGTAATTTGACTTGAACGGCTAAAGGGAGTTCACCAACTTCATCAAGAAATAATGTTCCACCATTTGCTTGCTCAAATAACCCTGCATGATCTTGGTGTGCCCCTGTAAACGCACCTTTTACATGACCAAACAAAATGGAATCAACCAAATTTTCAGGTAAAGCACCACAGTTAACAGCTTTAAATGGCTTATCAGCACGAGGACTGGCTTTATGAATACCTTTTGCCATCACTTCTTTACCGGTACCACTTTCTCCGAGTAGCAAAGCCGGTAGATCAGCATAAGCCAATCGTTGTGCTTTCTTGATGACGTTCTGCATGACAGTAGATTTGGCCGTAATCGAATCAAAAGCACTATTGAGAGACGGTGTTTTTGAAGCAAGTTGAGCAATAGCTGTTGACGAAGATTTTTGATACTCAGCAGAAAAGTCTACAGGTACATCAACTTCGATTAACTGACCTTGAGGGGTAGTTTGAACTAACTGACATTTCGCAATACTCTTTCCAAGTAGAACAGAAACGACTGTCATTGCAGGAGTACCAGAGGTCAAATTTAGATAAATACCATCAGCCTGATCAGAGACATGAGCCAGTTGCTTGTGCATGACTTTGGTAATTGCAGTGTAATCAATTGGAGATGACAACCTGATACGTTGAATCTTTACTGAAGTATTGGAACGCCCGGCACAAGCAAGTTTTTTTTCAAGCCACTCTTTGTAATCATGCCATTCATCTTCCCATGTACTAGCCAGAATCACGACATCATCAAATGCTGGCGCTTTTAACGCAATAGTCGCAATTGAAGCTGTTTTATCTAGCTTCATCTGATCAAGGTCTGTTCTTCCAAGCCAACTAAGCAAGGTTGCCATTCTATCTTCCGTAATTATCTTTACTTATTGATAAATACTTTACAGCAATAGTCCCTTAGTTGATATTCAATTAAGTGAAATGCAGACCCAGGTTACACAAAATGGAAACTTGTCTATAGCGTCTCAATCTGAAGTAAAACTCGGTTAATCATGTTGGTAACTCCTATATTTGGATTAGGAGGAGCTTAATGCTTTTACAAAGACCCAAACCACACAGTAACGAAAGCTTGGAGAGCTTCTTTATCCGAGTTGCAAATAAAAATGGCTATGAAGATGTGAACCGTTTTCTTATGGCCACGAAACGTTACCTTCAAGATATCGACTTCTCAGGGTTCCAGACCTTCCCTACTAACATCTGCAAGATGAATCCTGCGTCAGCCAAAAGCAGTTCCAGTGCCCGAATAGCTTCACTCCTGAAGCTCGCTCAATTGACGTTTAATGAACCGCCCGAGCTGCTTGGGTTAGCAATTAACAGAACAAATTTAAAATACTCTCCATCCACCAGTGCTGTGATACGAGGTTCTGAAGTTTTTCCTCGTAGTTTACTTCGAACTAAATCCATCCCCTGCTGCCCATTATGTTTACAACAAAATGGCTACGCCTCCTACCTTTGGCATTTTGAGGGTTACGATCACTGCCACATTCATAATACACCTTTAATTACTGCCTGTAGTTGTGGGTCTGAATTTGACTACCGAGAGTCGAGGTTGAAAGGAAATTGCAGTAATTGCAAAGAACCTATAGCCATAAAGAGTTCAGAGGTGAGTCATGAGGCAATATTCACTGTCGCAAATTGGCTCGCCGGCAATGAGTCTAAAAATCTACCTGACGTCCCCAAAAGCTACCGTTGGGGGTTGGTTCATTGGTGGCTCCATCTTAATGACAATAAGTTCGACCATCTATTATTCACCCAATTTTTCTCGAATTGGCCTAGCTCGTTTCATTCTATGATTGATAGCGAAATCGAATTCAACGTAGATCACGCAATTGTTGGAAGAAAAGAATTGCGGGTAAAAGATCTTATGGGGCGGATATTTTTTAGTTCCATTCGATTACCAGAGCGCAACCTGCAGCACAATATCGTCTTAGGCGAGCTTCTACGGCATATAGAGACGCATTTATGGAATAGCAACGGTCTGATCGCTAACCTACGCATGAACGCTTTAGAGGCTGCTGTATTCCTCAATTGCAGTATGGATGAGGTAGCTTCAATGGTAGAACAGCGCATCTTAAAGCCAAATCGTAAAACTAAGCCAAACATGCCTCTGGCGGTTAACGACTACTTATTTTATTTCGGCGACATCTTCTGCCTTTGGTTAGCCGAATTTCAAACTGATGAATTTAACCGCTCTTTCTATGTATCGAGGTGGTAAATGGAGAGTCTGAAAGAGTTACTACAATCAAGACCAGATGATTTGAACGTAGAATTAAAGCGAGCATTCCGCCCTCTTACTCCACATATCAATATCGATGGAAAGGAGCTTGATGCTCTCACCGTTTTGGTTAACTTAACGGATAAAACCGCCGACCAAAAAGACCTGACTGATCGAGCGAAGTGTAAAGAAAAACTACGAGACCAAAAGTGGTGGGGTCTTTGCCTGAACACTATCGAGTACATTCAGAGCCATAACCTAAAGTTCCCGGACATTCGTGCAGGTGGTGTTATTCGAGCATCTACGTTGGGCTCTCTACCAGAACATTTGTTGTCATCATCTAAGCTGCCACAACACTATTGGGCTTACAGCCATGATTCAAAGTACGTCAATAAAAGCGCTTTCCTTACAAGTGAGTTCTGCTGGAACAATTCAATTTCATGCCTTGCTATCTTTCTACAAGATGATTCACATATTTTATGGACTAAGTTGCTGACACTAGGCTGTTACAAGAAAACAAAAAAGGCAGTAATTAAGCAGTTGCAGAGCTTTGATAAGGAAAAAATTGACGTCACATTAACTGGCAATTACCTAACACAACTTTCATTGCCAGATGACGAAGATTCATATATTTCAATATCTCCTGTTGCCTCTCAAGCGATGCAAAGTCACTGTTATCAAGCGCTAGAAACTGAGTATCGCTATACAGCATTAACCCGTTACAGCCGCGGTACTAACATGGGAGTATTACCTATGACATGTGGTGGTGCTTTAAGGATGCTTACATCTGTTCCTAACTTCTCAAATACACATCACCACAAACTCAACAGCAATGAGCACTGGCTATCAAGAGAAAGCATTCAATCTTTAAAAGACTATCTACAACTGAACAGGCTAGTGATACCTGAGAATCGAAAACAGGCACAACGTAAGTTGGTAACCGACAATATTCAAATTATGATTCGAGCATGGCTTTCTCGACAAGATGCAAGGATAGGTGCGAAGACACTAACAGAATACTTAAATTACGACCTCTCACAGGCAAAAGCGACGAAGCGTTTTGCGTATGTTCCCAAGCTCACTAGGTTGTTTCACAGCCTCCTAAAACAAAAAATAGATAGCCCATTGCCCCAACCTCGTGTCGATGAACCTAGCTCAAACTCTGGTGCATTTTTGCTCTTACCCAATATCACCGTCTCTGGAGCAACAGCTTTGAGCTCTTCTGTAACAATCGGTATTCCGTCACTAACAGCATTCTATGGGTATGTGCATGCATTTGAGCGCAAGCTAAGAGAGTTACACGCAGCAACGAAAATTGAGTCCTTTGCTATCTGTATTCATCAGCTCCATTTAGACAAACGTGGTTTAACCAAAGAATTTGTTGAGAAAGCGAACAGCACTATTTCTCCCCCATCAACAAATGATGACTGGCAATGTGATTTCACATTTAGCTTTATCCTAAAGTTCTTGCATAAGCCAAACATACCCAATGACTCTATTATTAAAGCCCTACCAAAACGGCTTGCCCGAGGGGCAACAAAAATTTCTATTGCAGACTTTCATCGCATTCAGCCATTCGACAGCTTAACTTCCGCCGTTAAATATGTGCCAATACAAACGGGAAAATGGCTCTCGCTCTATAAGGGGCATCTGGGTAGCTTTGATGACTTGATAGGAAGCGTTAGGGAGAAGCGGTGGTTTACCCCCTCTTGCGTTGGATTTCATCTGCTAGAACGACCAGTAGAAAAAAAGGACGTATTACGAGGCTATAAGCACGCATTTTCCGAGCCTATTATTGGGCTCATAAACCCTATCATTTTTGGGAACACGACAGACCCTAATAAAATTTTATGGCGTTATAAGTACCATCAAAATCATATCGTATTACAAACCGAGGCATAACTATCATGGAACTACCAACCAACTTAGCTTATGAGCGCTCCATCAACCCCTCCGACGTTTGCTTTTTTGTTGTTTGGCCTGATGGTACGAAAGAACCTCTAAGATATACATCTCGCATTGCACTTGGGCAAATGGAAACGGCTTCATTAGCTTATGATTCAAAGGGAAACATTAAAGAAAGTGCGACCGCGGAAAAACTAGCACACGGCAATCCACATGCTGGTGACTTTTGTAGTGTTCCTTTCGGAGCTAGCCACATTGAATGTTTTTTCTCAGTATCTTTCTCTTCAGAGTTACGGAAACCATACAAATGCAATTCAAACACTGTCAAAGATACTCTCGTTAAGCTGATTGAGCTTTATGAGAAACGAATCGGTTGGCAGAAGTTAGTGTCCAGATACCTAATCAACGTCTGTAACGGCTCTTGGTTGTGGAAAAATACCAAGAGGGCATACCGCCTTGACGTAGAACTATCACCTTGGCCTTGGTCCGAAAGACCTGTTTTATTTGAAAATATACGTACAGAGTACAGAGAAGAATCAGCATTTGAAGCTCATCAACAGTGGAGTGCAATCCGTCAGTTAGTTGTTGATGCATTCAGCCAATCGAATGGGCTAGCAATATTTGAAGTTAAAGCCACTTTAGTACTCCCAACCAATAGTGAGATTTATCCAAGCCAAGCATTCACTGAAAAAGAAAACAAAGACTCTAAAAAATCTGGCGACAAAGCTCGAACATTTCAGAACACTCAGATAAAAAACGTACGCTCGCCGATCATTGGTACTTACAAAGTAGGAGCTGCTATCGCTAAAATTGACGATTGGTATCCGAACGCCATTGAACCTTTGCGAGTTAGTCGATTTGGCGCTCATAAAGGCGAGGTGACTTGTTATCGTCACCCGTCCACACAAAAAGATCTGTTTTCCATTATTCAAAATGCCGACCAATACGTTGAACACTTATCTGCATCAGGGAGATTGAGCCAAGAACTTACTAATGACTTGCACTACTTAGTTGCTAATCTAATCAAAGGTGGGATGTTTCAGCATAAGGGGGATTAGCTATGAGCTGGTTCTATAAGACAGTAACTTTCTTACCAGAGCGCTGTGACAATAAAGTGCTCGCAGCAAAGTGTTTGAGTATTCTTCACGGATTCAATTACAAGTATGATACGAGAAGTATTGGAGTTTCTTTTCCTGATTGGTGTGATGAGACTGTCGGCAAAAAGCTAACGTTTATCAGCACGAGTAAAGTTGAGCTCGATTTGTTACTTAAGCATCATTACTTTATTCAAATGAGACAGCTTGGCTATTTCGATATATCAGCAACGACAAAGATTCCCGCTAATTGCGAATATGCTGCGTTTACTCGGAATCAGTCAATCGACAAATCTTCTGCTGCAGGTCAAGCAAGAAAGCTGAGGCGACTTGAAAAACGTGCAATCGCTAGAGGGGAAGCTTTTCACCCCGCTCTACTTAAACAAAAAGAACTAATCGTTCTTCCTCATTACCATTCGCTCGAAGTAAGCAGTCAAAGCAAAAACAGTATCTTTCGGTTGAACATACAAATGAAGGCTACTCATAGCTTTGAA encodes:
- the csy3 gene encoding type I-F CRISPR-associated protein Csy3 → MELPTNLAYERSINPSDVCFFVVWPDGTKEPLRYTSRIALGQMETASLAYDSKGNIKESATAEKLAHGNPHAGDFCSVPFGASHIECFFSVSFSSELRKPYKCNSNTVKDTLVKLIELYEKRIGWQKLVSRYLINVCNGSWLWKNTKRAYRLDVELSPWPWSERPVLFENIRTEYREESAFEAHQQWSAIRQLVVDAFSQSNGLAIFEVKATLVLPTNSEIYPSQAFTEKENKDSKKSGDKARTFQNTQIKNVRSPIIGTYKVGAAIAKIDDWYPNAIEPLRVSRFGAHKGEVTCYRHPSTQKDLFSIIQNADQYVEHLSASGRLSQELTNDLHYLVANLIKGGMFQHKGD
- a CDS encoding type I-F CRISPR-associated protein Csy2; protein product: MSSSKLPQHYWAYSHDSKYVNKSAFLTSEFCWNNSISCLAIFLQDDSHILWTKLLTLGCYKKTKKAVIKQLQSFDKEKIDVTLTGNYLTQLSLPDDEDSYISISPVASQAMQSHCYQALETEYRYTALTRYSRGTNMGVLPMTCGGALRMLTSVPNFSNTHHHKLNSNEHWLSRESIQSLKDYLQLNRLVIPENRKQAQRKLVTDNIQIMIRAWLSRQDARIGAKTLTEYLNYDLSQAKATKRFAYVPKLTRLFHSLLKQKIDSPLPQPRVDEPSSNSGAFLLLPNITVSGATALSSSVTIGIPSLTAFYGYVHAFERKLRELHAATKIESFAICIHQLHLDKRGLTKEFVEKANSTISPPSTNDDWQCDFTFSFILKFLHKPNIPNDSIIKALPKRLARGATKISIADFHRIQPFDSLTSAVKYVPIQTGKWLSLYKGHLGSFDDLIGSVREKRWFTPSCVGFHLLERPVEKKDVLRGYKHAFSEPIIGLINPIIFGNTTDPNKILWRYKYHQNHIVLQTEA
- a CDS encoding sigma-54 interaction domain-containing protein, giving the protein MATLLSWLGRTDLDQMKLDKTASIATIALKAPAFDDVVILASTWEDEWHDYKEWLEKKLACAGRSNTSVKIQRIRLSSPIDYTAITKVMHKQLAHVSDQADGIYLNLTSGTPAMTVVSVLLGKSIAKCQLVQTTPQGQLIEVDVPVDFSAEYQKSSSTAIAQLASKTPSLNSAFDSITAKSTVMQNVIKKAQRLAYADLPALLLGESGTGKEVMAKGIHKASPRADKPFKAVNCGALPENLVDSILFGHVKGAFTGAHQDHAGLFEQANGGTLFLDEVGELPLAVQVKLLRALQQQEITKVGDVATKSVDVRIVAATHRDLFKMVSDESFREDLFYRLAVGVIELPSLRARSEEIPFLIEELMIEINQQMKTHPLFESKNISKSAIEFAEAYSWPGNIRELWNTLNRAVLWSEGKEVTKQDLDVAIISRDLNSANNGEFRVPGDLQQHIDNIKKSAIESAMDYAAGNKSKAAKSLGLNNHQTLNNWLKTLNLES
- a CDS encoding TniQ family protein → MLLQRPKPHSNESLESFFIRVANKNGYEDVNRFLMATKRYLQDIDFSGFQTFPTNICKMNPASAKSSSSARIASLLKLAQLTFNEPPELLGLAINRTNLKYSPSTSAVIRGSEVFPRSLLRTKSIPCCPLCLQQNGYASYLWHFEGYDHCHIHNTPLITACSCGSEFDYRESRLKGNCSNCKEPIAIKSSEVSHEAIFTVANWLAGNESKNLPDVPKSYRWGLVHWWLHLNDNKFDHLLFTQFFSNWPSSFHSMIDSEIEFNVDHAIVGRKELRVKDLMGRIFFSSIRLPERNLQHNIVLGELLRHIETHLWNSNGLIANLRMNALEAAVFLNCSMDEVASMVEQRILKPNRKTKPNMPLAVNDYLFYFGDIFCLWLAEFQTDEFNRSFYVSRW
- the cas6f gene encoding type I-F CRISPR-associated endoribonuclease Cas6/Csy4; its protein translation is MSWFYKTVTFLPERCDNKVLAAKCLSILHGFNYKYDTRSIGVSFPDWCDETVGKKLTFISTSKVELDLLLKHHYFIQMRQLGYFDISATTKIPANCEYAAFTRNQSIDKSSAAGQARKLRRLEKRAIARGEAFHPALLKQKELIVLPHYHSLEVSSQSKNSIFRLNIQMKATHSFEGNSMFSSYGLSNTDNSYQAVPLI